CCGACGGCTTCGGCTTCGACATCCTCGCCGCCGCCCTGGTCCTGGTGCTCACCGGCATCCTCGTCCTCGGCATGAAGCTGTCCGCGCGGATCACCACGCTCGTCGTCGCCATCAAGGTGACGGTCGTCCTCGTGGTGATCATCGCGGGCGCCTTCTTCATCAAGGGCGACAACTACGACCCGTTCATCCCGAAGCCGCAGGACGTGCCGCCGGGGGAGAGCCTCCAAGCCCCGCTGATCCAGCTGTTGTTCGGCTGGGCGCCCTCCAACTTCGGCGTGATGGGCATCTTCACCGCCGCCTCCGTCGTCTTCTTCGCCTTCATCGGCTTCGACGTGGTGGCCACGGCCGCCGAGGAGACCAGGAACCCGCAGCGCGACATGCCGCGCGGCATCCTCGGCTCCCTCCTCATCTGCACGACCCTGTACGTCGCCGTGTCGATCGTCGTGACCGGCATGCAGCACTACAGCCAACTGTCCGTCGACGCGCCGCTCGCCGACGCGTTCAAGGCCACCGGGCACCCCTGGTACGCGGGATTCATCAGCTTCGGCGCGGCGGTCGGCCTGACGACCGTCTGCATGATCCTGCTCCTGGGCCAGACCCGCGTCTTCTTCGCGATGAGCCGCGACGGACTGCTGCCCCGCTTCTTCTCCCACGTCCACCCGCGCTTCAAGACCCCGCACCGCCCGACCATCCTGCTCGGCGTGGTCATCGCGATCCTCGCGGGCTTCACCCCGTTGAACGAACTCGCGGCGCTCGTGAACATCGGCACCCTGTTCGCCTTCGTGGTCGTCGCGATCGGCGTGCTCATCCTCCGCAGGACGCGCCCCGACCTGCACCGGGCCTTCCGCACGCCGTGGGTGCCGCTCATCCCGATCCTGTCGGTGTGCGCCTCGCTGTGGCTGATGCTGAACCTGCCCGCCGAGACCTGGGTCCGGTTCGGCATCTGGATGGCGGCCGGCTTCCTCGTCTACTTCCTCTACGGCCGCTCCCACAGCCGCCTCGGCCGGCAGGCGGAGACCACGGTCGGCGACGTGATGAAACCGAAGCCCGGCGACACCGAGTAACCGAGAGGATCCCTCACCGGCCCCGTATGTCCCTTTTGTTGGTGAACTGCGAGGCCGGGCAACGTGTCGGAGGGCGGCACCTTGTCACCCGGCCCAGCCGACGCCGTCAGTCCGCGCACCTCACGGCCGAACGGCCCGCGGCCCCACCACATCCGCTCCCAACTCCCGCACCCGCCCCCGCAGTTCCCGATCCGCCGTGACGACCAGAACAGGCTGCTCACCCGCACCCGCCACCAGCTCGACCATGTGATCGTCCCCACTCCCCGGCGCCGACTCCACCCGCACCCCCGGCACCGACTCCACGCCACGCGCCGCCCCCTCGACCACGAGGACGACCTCCACGGGCCCCGCGTGCCCCGGCACACCGTCCACCGCCAGCCGGTCCCGCAGCCGCTCCGCGGCCCCCCGCCGGTCCCGCCACCAACCGTCAGGTACCGACCCGACGACGTTCGCGGCGTCCACGATCACGAGCAGGGGGGAGTCGTCGTCCATACGGTCAGGGTCCCACGGCCGGTGCGCCGGAGCAGGCCGCCTCAGAGCCTGTGTCACATCCCCGGCCGGGCGCCCGCCGCCTGGCACGCACTCCCCCACTCTCGGCTCCGCTCGAGCGGGGGACCCCCATGCCGCGTTGCCGAAACGCCCACGTGGCTCCTCCCCCACGCTCGAACAACCTCGCGCGGGGGGACCCCCATCGAGGGCGCTCCGGCGCCTTGCGATCGCACGCACCAGACGACGTGCGCTGATCCGGCCGGGGATGTGACACAGGCTCTCAGTCCTCCGTCTTGCCGTCGAAGCTGGCGAAGTACGCCGCGGCCATGTCCTCCTCGCCATGCCCTTGCGCGGCAGCCCGCTCCAGCCGCGCCGCGCCCGCCGCGGCCACGTCGAGCCGGACGCCGTACCGCTCGCCCGCCTCCACGATCAGACGGGCGTCCTTGGCGGCCGTGGCCACTCCGAACTGCGCCGGGGACAGCTGGTCGTTGAGGACGAGCCCGGCCTTCGCCCGCAGGTAGCCCATGTCGAGCGGGCCACCGGCGATGGCGTCGAAGAAGTTCTGCGGATCCACGTCCAGTGCCTTCGACAGCGCCAGGACCTCGCCGGCCGCGTTGGTGGCGGCGATGACCCAGCTGTTGGCCACCAGCTTCAGCCGGGTCGCGCTGCCGGCCGCGCCGTCCTCGCCGGTCCACACCGTGCGCGCGCCGACGGCGTCGAGGACGGGCTCGACGGCTCCCCGGTGCTCGCTGGGACCGGCGGCCAGGACGAGCAGCTGTCCCGCCTCGGCGGGCTGCCGGGTGCCCAGCACCGGCGCGTCGAAGAAGACCAGACCGTGCTCGCGGGCGAAGCCGGCCAGCTCACCGATCGCCTCGATGCCGGCGGTCGTCGACTGCACCCACGCGGCGCCGGAGCGCAGCGCGGGCGCGGCCTCACGCATGGCACCCAGGGCGGCCGGACCGTCGTACAGCATGGTCAGGACGATGTCGGCGCCCTGGACGGCCTGGGCGGGGGTGTCGGTGATTTCAATGCCGTCGGCGGCGAGGGGTTCGGCCTTGGCGCGGGTGCGGTTCCAGGCGCGGACGGTGTGCCCGGCGCGGGCGAGGTTGCGGGCCATCGCGGCCCCCATGATCCCGGTGCCCAGGACGCTCACGGTGGGGGTGTCGGTCATGACGTCGGCTTCCTGTTCTCGTACGTCTTCTCGTACAGCGTCTGATACGGCCGCTCGTACGTCTTCTCGTACAGCCTGCCGCTCCGGGCCTCGACGGTGGACAGCCGGGGGTCGGAACGCGCCCCGCCCTCACCTCTGCTTAAAGTGAACTGGTGAACGGCGACTGGCTCATCCGCGGCCGCGACGGCCGGCTCAGTGTGTATCTGCCCGCGGGCGACGCCGTCCTGTGCCGAGCGGAGTGCGGACCCGGCGGCCCGTGGGACGCGCCCCGTCGCGTGGGCGGCGACCAGAAGCTGCATTCCGTGCTCGCGGTCGGCCAGGGCGCCGACGGCTACGCCCATCTGGTCTCCTGGCGGCCCACCGCCCGCGGCGAGTCCGGCCTCGTCCACTCCACGCACTTCCGGCCCCGGCTCGCCGCCCTGGACTGGAGCCCGATCGGGCACCCCGACAAGAAGGGTGAGCGCACCGGCACGCCCGCCGTCGCGGTCGACGCCCAGGGCCGCGCCCATGTCTTCGTCCGCAACAAGGGCGGCGGCGTGAGCATGCTCGGCCAGAAGGAGAAGGGCGGCTGGGGCCCGTGGCGCGACCTCAAGGGGCGTGACGTACAGGAGGAGTTGGCGGCCGTGACGGGGGAGTCCGGACACGTCGAGCTGTACGCGGCCGTCCCCGGCGGCATCCTGCACTGGCGGCAGGAGAAGCCGGGCGCAGAGCCCGTCCTGGAGGAGGCGATCGAGGCCCCGGTCCGCCCCGGCACCCTGCACGCCCTCGCCACCTCCCCGGAGAGCACCACCCTCTTCTACACCGACACCTCCGGCGACCTGTGCGCCTGGCGGCCCGGCGGCAAACCGGTCACCCTGATCGCCTCCGCCGGGCCCGGCCCGGTCTCCGCCGTCCGCTGCGAACTCGACGGCCACGACTGCACGCTGCTCGCCCAGCGCTCGGAGGGCGGCCGGGTCGCCTTCGCCGCGTACCCCACCGAGCAGGAGTCGGCCGGCGCCTGGTGGACCGAGTCGGGCCCCCAACTCCCCGCGGACGCCGAGGTGTCCCTGGCGGTGGACGAGGACGACCGGGTGGTCGCGGCCACGCTCTCCCCGGCGAGTGGACAGCTGCTCCTGACCCGCCGCAAGGACGAGCCGGGCCTGGCGTTGCGGGCCTGGCGGCCGGTCTGACGCCCGCGCAGCACGCCCCGGTTCCGGGGCGCGTGGCGTATCAGGGACCTGAGACACACGAAGGGCATGGAGGGTTGTATGGGCCGATGCGTGACGAGTGGCACTCAGGAAACTTTAAGAAGCTGTGGTTAAAAGGTGAAAATGCTTGCTAGCCTCCCTGCGTTTGTTCGAATTATCGGGAGACCGATGTAGCACCGGCACCCGGCTGACGCCGGAACGGGGTTGGGACTTGTCGTGAGCAGATCCTCCACGGTGGATCTTGTCGTTGTCGGACTCGGCTACGTGGGGCTGCCACTGGCCCGGTCCGCCGCCGCGGCGGGCCTGAAGGTGGTGGGTCTCGACCGCAGCCGACGCGTGGTCGACGGGCTGAACGCCGGGCGCTCGCACGTGGACGACATCACCGACGCCGAAGTCAGCGCCATGCTCGAGCAGGGCTTCGAGGCCACGGACCGGGCCGAGGCCATCGCGGACTGTGCCGCGGTCGTCGTATGCGTCCCGACCCCGCTCACCGACCACGGCGCCCCCGACCTCGGCGCGGTGCACGCCGCCGTGGACGACATCGCGACCCACCTCAGGGCCGGCACGCTCGTGGTGCTGGAGTCGACGACGTACCCGGGCACCACGGACGAGGTCGTCCGCCCGCGCCTGGAGGCCGGAGGTCTGCGCGTCGGCACCGACTTCCACCTCGCCTTCTCCCCGGAGCGCATCGACCCGGGCAACGCCTCCTTCGGCCTGGAGAACACGCCGAAGGTCGTCGGCGGCATCACCGCCGACTGCACCAAGGCCGCCCGTGCCCTCTACGAGCGTTTCGTGAGCCGCGTCGTGGAGGCCAAGGGCACCCGCGAGGCCGAGATGGCCAAGCTCCTGGAGAACACCTACCGGCACGTCAACATCGCGCTCGTCAACGAGATGTCGATGTTCTGCCGCGAGATCGGCGTCGACCTGTGGGACGCGATCCGCTGCGCCTCCACCAAGCCCTTCGGCTTCGCCCCCTTCTACCCGGGCCCGGGCGTCGGCGGCCACTGCATCCCGATCGACCCCAACTACCTGTCGTACAAGGTCCGTTCGCTGGGCATCCCGTTCCGCTTCGTGGAGCTGGCGCAGGAGATCAACCAGCGCATGCCGGTGCACGTGGTCAACCGCGCGGCCGACATGCTGAACGACCAGGGCAAGGCGGTCCGCGGCTCCCGCGTCCTGCTGCTCGGCGTGACGTACAAGCCGGACATCTCCGACCAGCGCGAGAGCCCGGCGATGGCCGTCGCGGAGAACCTCCTCGCGCGCGGCGCCGACCTCGTCTACTTCGACCCGCGCGTCGAGGACTGGCAGGTCGGCGGCGCGAGCGTGCGGAGCGTCGACGACTACCTCACCGAGGCCGCATCCGCCGACCTCACCATCCTGCTCCAGCCGCACCGCGAGATAGACCTGGACGCGCTCGCCGACCGTGCCCGGGCGCTCTTCGACACCCGGGGCAAGTCCGCCGATCACCCGCGGGTGGTCAAGCTGTGACTTCGGAAGATACGTTCATACCCGGAGCCGTCGACTCCGGTGGCCGTCGAGCACACCGCAAGCGCCGGCACCTGAAGGTCTCGTACTTCGTCTTCCTCGGCCTGGCCGCGCTGATCGCCACCCGGCTCAACGCCGGCTCCCTGCACCTGTACTCGATGGGCGCCATGGGCCTGTTGGCCCTGAAGATGTTCGGCGCCCTCTTCTACCGTCCGGCCAAGGCCGGGCGGGAGGAGCTGGAGTACCTGGAGAACACCTGGGTCACCGCGGTCATCCCGATCTACAACGAGGACCCGGTGATGTTCGAGCAGGGCATGCGCAGCCTCCTCGCGCAGAGCCGCCTGCCCAACGAGATCCACATCATCGACGACGCCAGCGCCAACGACTCCGGCATCAGGGCCGCGAAGAAGATGCGCCGCGAGTTCGAGGCCAAGGGCGTCAAGTACACGGTCAGCGTGCAGCCCGAGAACAAGGGCAAGCGCGAGGCGCTCGCGCTGGGCTTCGAGGCCGCGCCGTACTCGGACATCTTCCTGTGCGTCGACTCGGACACGGTCCTGTCCCGGGACACCGTCCGCGAGCTGCTGCTCCCGCTGGCCGACGAGAAGATCATGGCTTCCACGGGCATGGTCCTCGCGCTCAACCACGACAGCAACATCTTCACGCGCCTCCAAGACCTGCGCTACGGCAACTCCTTCCTCTTCGAGCGGGCCGCGTACTCGCGCCTGAAGTCGGTCCTGTGCTGCTGCGGCGCGCTCTCCGCCTACCGCGGCACGCTGGTGCGCAAGTACCTGCCGGACTTCCTCAACCAGCAGTTCCTGGGCAAGCCGGCCGTCTTCGGCGACGACCGCCGCATGACCAACTACTGCCTGATGGAAGGCCAGGTCGTCTTCCAGGAGACCGCCGTCGGCTACACGGCCGTCCCCGAGAAGCTGCCGCACTTCCTGCGCCAGCAGGTCCGCTGGAACAAGTCCTTCTTCCGCGAGTCCCTGTGGGCCTTCCGGCACCAGAAGAAGTACCGCCCGGCGTTCTGGCTGACCTGCATGGAACTGGCGCTGTGGCTGGTCTTCGGCTCGGCGATGTTCTACTCGATGGTCATCCTGCCGATCATCCACCCGGACCGGTTCGTCAACCACATCGGGGACTACCTGACCTTCATGGTCCTCATGGGGTACCTGCGCAACGTGCGGTACCTCGACTTCCCGCGCCGCGGCATGGGCTTCATCAAGCGGTTCGGCATGTTCCTGCTCGCGCCGATCTACGGCGTGATCCAGCTGACGCTGCTGACCCCGCTGCGCTTCTACGCCCTGTTCACCCTGCACAAGGGCAGTTGGGGCACCCGACAGGGCGGCGTCGAGGTGTCCGTGGCCGGCGACCACGAGGCCGATGTGACGGAGATCTTCGAGGAAGAGGACCCGTACTCCGACAAGAAGGTCACCGAGACGCTCCAGCTGATGCGCCTGGAGGGCGTGGCCCTGCGCACCCGGCCCCGCCCGACAGGCGCCATCCCCACCCAGCCGCAGCCGCTGCCCGGCTACGACGAGCAGCAGCACGTGCATGCTCCCCAGCAGCCCGTGACCTGGGGGACGCCGGCACCGGCCGGACAGCAGCAGTGGGCCGCTGATCCCTACCAACAGGGGTACAACCCTCAGCAGCAGGGCGGCTATGCGGACCCGTCCTGGCAGCAGGGCAACGGCCAGGGGCACGGACAGGGCTGGTAAGCAGCAAGACACAGAAGAGGGGCGGCCGTACGGCCGCCCCTCTTCTCGTCGGCAGGCCTCACGTGTAGTAGGCCATCGCCTCCTCGACCGTCAGCACCTGGATGCCCCGGTCGTCGATCGCCTTCATCAGTGCGGCGAGGCCGGCCTTGCCGATCTCCGTGCTGGTCGCCGGAGCGCCGTCGACGACCTTGTGCAGGCACAGGATGAGCCAGTCACCGCTGTTCGCGCAGCGGTCGAGCCGGCCGCCCGCGCCGGTCACCTTCGACAGCGCCGTACCGCCGATGCCCGTGCCGTCGTTGATGCCGGTCAGCGCCTTGAGGCGGTAAGGCATCGCCGGGGCGAAGGACTCGATCGTCTCGGAGATGATCGAGCGGGCCGTGGTGAAGTGCCGGCTCGCGATCAGGTCCACCGGAACGCCGTCCGACGTCTTCTGGAACGCTCCGTGCGGGTAGGCGAAGTGCTCGCTGGAGAAGCCGTTGCCCACCAGCCACTCGCGCAGCTTGCGGAAGTCGTCGTCCGCCTGCTCCGCGGTGAGCTTGGGATAGCTGGCGGTGTGGGTGGCGTTCGCGTAGGAGTGCCCGGCCATCTCCCAGCCCGAGTAGTCCTGCATCGAGCGCATCTGGCCGACCGTCAGGAAGCTGCCGGTGCCGATCGCGTCGGCGATGTTGTAGACCGTGCCGGAGTAGCCGAACTGGTCCATCACCGGCCGGGCCAGGTCATGGACCGATTTGTGGGAGTCGTCGAACGTGATGGAGACGACGCCCTTGGGGAAGACCGTGGCGGTGTCCGGTATCACCTCGACGGCCTGCAGCCGGTAGGTCACCGGACCGCCCGCGTTGTCGTACACGGCGAACGACATGTCGGTGAAGCCGGTCTTGGTGGACGGCGTGCCGGAGGCGGAGAGGGAGTACGTTCCGGCCGCGCTGGTGACGTCGGCCCACTGCAGGTGGACCGTCACCCACTCCCCGGACTGGACGTAGTTGGCCGCCGTCTTGGAGTGGGCGTGGAACGTCCAGGCGAAGTGGTTCGCGAGGGAGCCGCTGCCCAGGTAGAAGACCAGCTTGGACAGGTTGGTCACGTCGTCGACCCGTAAAACCAGCCTGATCATCTTGTTGGTCAGGTTCAGCGCGGTCATCCCGGTCTTGCGGACGTACGACTGCTTGCCGGTGCCGTTGGTGGTGACGCGGACCGACTGGGTCCCGCGCACGAAGGCGGACGTGTCGTTCGCCTCGGCCGACGCCGTGCCCGTGCCCCCCGGAGTCCAGCCGTGCGAGGCCTGGAACTGCTGGGACCAGGTGGCCCGGCGGTGCTTGGGGCGGCGTCCCGACGGGGCGTAGGCCGGGGGCGTGGTGAGGCCGCCGATGGCCGCCTCGGCCGCCGCAGGGGCGGCCGCGGGCTGGGCCGCCACGCTGCCCAGCCAGGCGCCGCCGCCTGCCAGCGCCACACCTCCCGTGCCGCCCATGAGCAGCGCGGCGCGCCGGCTCAGCGCGCCGTCCCGGCCACGGTGTTGCTTCTTGCTCAACGAGGTTGCTCCTTGCTCAACGAGACGCCTGAACGGTGTCGAAGTAGTTCATGCCGTTGTCGCTGTATTCCTTGACCGCGGTGTCGACTTCCTTGACGGTCAAGACGTCCTTGGCGTTGTAGTACAGCCAGTCCACCTTCATGTCCCACGCACGGTCACCCTTGAACGGCAGATCGACGAACCAGTGGTTGAAGTTGACCGACATGCCCGAGCGCGGGGCGTACTTGCCGCTGCTGGTGAAGAGCTTCTTGCCGTCCATGCGGTAGGTCACCACGTCGTCCTTGACGGTGATCATCATGGTGTGCCAGCCGGCGAGGCTCTTGTTCGTCGTGGTGTAGACGCGGTCGTTCGACTCGTGGTCGTACCAGCTCACCGTGTCGAGCTTGGGGCCGAGCCGGCCCCAACCGCCGTTCGGCAGGTACTCGTTGTCGAGCTCGCTGTACGTCTTGCCGCTGCCGCCGATGGTGTAGAAGGTCTGGTTGACGTGGTCGCCGCCCTCGCCCTCGGTCGGGTCGTCGCTGAAGTGGATCCGGGCGGCGTACGTGCCGCTGCGGAACTCGCGGCTCGCGGTGCCCAGGCTCGCCTGCCGCGTGCCGGACTTGGTGCCGTCGGTGGAGGCGCGCAGGTTGAGCACCTGGCCTTCGGCCAGGGCGTCCTTCTCGCCCGGGAACGTGACCCCGTCGGCCGACCAGGTGTCGTCGATGCCGGGGCCGCCCTTGCTGCTGCGCACCAGCCAGCCGTGCTTGAACAGCGCGGGGTCCTTGGCGCCGGTGTAGTTGAAGTTGTCGAACAGCACCCCGGCCGGGGCGTCCGGCACCGGGGCGGGCGCGGCGGACGCCTTGGCCGACGCCCCCTTCTCACCGCCGCTGTCCGGCTCGTCGCCCCAGGCGAGGACGCCCCGCTTGTAGGCCGTGACCGTCTTCGACGACTTGTAGGTGGTCTTCTCGCCGTCGAAGGAGCGGTCGTTGGACTGGTCCAGCTCCTTGTGGTCGGCGCGGAAGAGCTGGACGTCGATGCCCTTGCTGTTGCCGCCGGGCTTCAGCGTGCCGGCGGCCTGGGTGAACCGGAGCTCCAGGTAGTGGTCGGCGTGCTCGGCGGACTTGTCGAGCTTCGTGACGGTCCCGGAGATGTTCGAGCAGCCGACGGCGGCCTGGACGCAGTTGAAGGCGTACGGCGAGTCCCCGTCCGCGGTGAAGTAGTACCGCAGGGTCACATCGGCGAGTGGCAGCGGCTTCTTCGAGTCGTTGAGCACTTCGATGGACGGCTTGGCCACCTCGGCCGTGTCCGGGGTGTCGGTGCGGTAGCGGACGGTGAGCTCCGGCGGGTCCGGGTTCGCCGCCTTCCACACGGGATACAGCGCCGTGGCGCCGGCGGCGACCACACAGATCAACAGCAGCAGCCTGATCTTGGGCCAGACCCGACGTCGGGGTGGGCGGCGGCGGGTGGTCGCCACGGGAACTCCTTCGCACGACACTGAGCGGCGCGGGTGTCACAACCGTCAGGGCAATGTAAACAAGTGGTCGGATTGTGTGAGGATCCTATCCTTCCCGGCATGGGAAAGGGGGTGGGGCGCATGGATCGTTACCATGCGCCCCACCCCCCTCAGAGGTGACCAGAGGCGACCAGGGATGACGCGTTACGCCGGGACGCTCGCCACGCCCGGAGCCAGGAACTTCTTGCCGTTCACGCGCTCGGAGACACCCTCGCGGTCCAGGTACGGCGTGATGCCGCCCAGGTGGAAGGGCCAGCCCGCACCGGTGATCAGGCAGAGGTCGATGTCCTGGGCCTCGGCGACGACGCCCTCGTCGAGCATCAGGCCGATCTCCTGCGCCACCGCGTCCAACACCCGCGCCCGCACCTGCTCCTCGGTCAGCACGGTGTCGCCCTGCTTCAGCAGCGCGGCGACCTCCGGGTCCAGCTCCGGCTTGCCGCTGTCGTAGACGTAGAAACCGCGCTTGCCCGCCTCGACGACCGCCTTGAGGTTGGGGGAGACCGTGAAGCGGTCCGGGAACGCCTTGTTGAGCGTCTCGGACACGTGCAGCCCGATCGCCGGGCCGACCAGCTCCAGCAGCACCAGCGGCGACATCGGCAGACCCAGCGGTTCGACGGCGCGCTCGGCGACGTCGACCGGGGTGCCCTCGTCGATGACGTTCTGGATCTCGCCCATGAAGCGGGTCAGGATGCGGTTCACGACGAACGCCGGGGCGTCCTTGACCAGCACCGCCGTCTTCTTCAGCTTCTTGGCGACGGCGAACGCCGTGGCCAGCGAGGCCTCGTCGGTCGTCTCGCCGCGGACGATCTCCAGCAGCGGCAGCACGGCGACCGGGTTGAAGAAGTGGAAGCCGACGACCCGCTCGGGGTTCTTCAGCTTCGACGCCATCTCCGTGACCGACAGCGAGGAGGTGTTGGTGGCGAGGACCGCGTGCGCCGGAGCGACCGCCTCGACCTCCGCGAACACCTTCTGCTTGACGCCCATCTCCTCGAACACGGCCTCGATGATGAAGTCCGCGTCCGCGAAGCCCTCGGCCTTGTCCAGCACACCGGTGACCAGCGCCTTGAGGCGGTTGGCCCTGTCCTGGTTGATACGGCCCTTGCCGAGCAGCTTGTCGATCTCCGCGTGGACGTAGCCCACACCCTTGTCGACGCGCTCCTGGTCGATGTCGGTCAGCACGACCGGCACCTCCAGGCGGCGCAGGAAGAGCAGCGCGAGCTGCGAGGCCATCAGGCCCGCACCGACGACGCCCACCTTGGTGACCGGACGCGCGAGGTTCTTGTCGGGTGCGCCGGCCGGCCGCTTGCCGCGCTTCTGCACCAGGTTGAACGCGTAGATACCGGCACGCAGTTCGCCACCCATGATCAGGTCGGCGAGCGCCTTGTCCTCGGCGTCGTAGCCCTGCTGAAGGTCGCCGTTCTTGGCGGCGGCGATGATGTCGAGGGCGCGGTAGGCGGCCGGAGCGGCCCCGTGCACCTTGCTGTCCGCGATGAACCGGCCCTTGGCGACGGCCTGGTCCCAGGCCTCGCCGCGGTCGATCACCGGGCGCTCGACCTCGATGTCGCCCTTCAGCACCTGAGCCGTCCAGATCAGCGACTGCTCCAGGAAGTCCGCGCCCTCGAAGAGGGCGTCGGCGATGCCGAGGTCGAAGACCTGCCGGCCCTTGAGCTGCTTGTTCTGGTTGAGGGAGTTCTCGATGATGACCGAGACGGCCTTGTCGGCGCCGATCAGGTTCGGCAGCAGCGCGCATCCGCCCCAGCCGGGCACCAGGCCGAGGAACACCTCGGGGAGGGAGAAGGCCGCGATGGCCTTCGAGACGGTCCGGTACTGGCAGTGCAGGCCGACCTCGACGCCGCCGCCCATGGCCGCGCCGTTGTAGTACGCGAAGGTCGGGACGGCGAGGGCCGCCAGGCGCTTGAAGACCTCGTGGCCGCCCTTGCCGATGGCGAGCGCGTCCTCGTGCCTCTTCAGCAGTTCGACGCCCTTGAGGTCGGCGCCGACCGCGAAGATGAACGGCTTGCCGGTGATGCCGACACCGACGATCTCCCCGGCCGCGGCCTCCTTCTCGACCTGGTCGAGGGCGGTGTTGAGGTTCGCCAGCGAGGCCGGGCCGAAGGTGGTCGGCTTGGTGTGGTCCAGGCCGTTGTCCAGCGTGATCAGGGCGAAACGACCAGCATTGAACGGCAGATCCAGGTGGCGTACGTGCGCACTCGTGACGACCTCGTCCGGGAAGAGGTCGGACGCACCCTTCAACAGCTCAG
The nucleotide sequence above comes from Streptomyces sp. NL15-2K. Encoded proteins:
- a CDS encoding amino acid permease, with the protein product MSSTLFRTKKVEQSILDTEEPEHALKKSLSALDLTVFGVGVIIGTGIFVLTGTVAKNNAGPSVALAFAAAGVVCALAALCYAEFASTVPVAGSAYTFSYASLGELPAWIIGWDLVLEFALGTAVVAVGWSGYIQSLMDNAGWEMPAALGSREGADGFGFDILAAALVLVLTGILVLGMKLSARITTLVVAIKVTVVLVVIIAGAFFIKGDNYDPFIPKPQDVPPGESLQAPLIQLLFGWAPSNFGVMGIFTAASVVFFAFIGFDVVATAAEETRNPQRDMPRGILGSLLICTTLYVAVSIVVTGMQHYSQLSVDAPLADAFKATGHPWYAGFISFGAAVGLTTVCMILLLGQTRVFFAMSRDGLLPRFFSHVHPRFKTPHRPTILLGVVIAILAGFTPLNELAALVNIGTLFAFVVVAIGVLILRRTRPDLHRAFRTPWVPLIPILSVCASLWLMLNLPAETWVRFGIWMAAGFLVYFLYGRSHSRLGRQAETTVGDVMKPKPGDTE
- a CDS encoding NTP pyrophosphohydrolase — encoded protein: MDDDSPLLVIVDAANVVGSVPDGWWRDRRGAAERLRDRLAVDGVPGHAGPVEVVLVVEGAARGVESVPGVRVESAPGSGDDHMVELVAGAGEQPVLVVTADRELRGRVRELGADVVGPRAVRP
- a CDS encoding NAD(P)-dependent oxidoreductase; its protein translation is MTDTPTVSVLGTGIMGAAMARNLARAGHTVRAWNRTRAKAEPLAADGIEITDTPAQAVQGADIVLTMLYDGPAALGAMREAAPALRSGAAWVQSTTAGIEAIGELAGFAREHGLVFFDAPVLGTRQPAEAGQLLVLAAGPSEHRGAVEPVLDAVGARTVWTGEDGAAGSATRLKLVANSWVIAATNAAGEVLALSKALDVDPQNFFDAIAGGPLDMGYLRAKAGLVLNDQLSPAQFGVATAAKDARLIVEAGERYGVRLDVAAAGAARLERAAAQGHGEEDMAAAYFASFDGKTED
- a CDS encoding nucleotide sugar dehydrogenase encodes the protein MSRSSTVDLVVVGLGYVGLPLARSAAAAGLKVVGLDRSRRVVDGLNAGRSHVDDITDAEVSAMLEQGFEATDRAEAIADCAAVVVCVPTPLTDHGAPDLGAVHAAVDDIATHLRAGTLVVLESTTYPGTTDEVVRPRLEAGGLRVGTDFHLAFSPERIDPGNASFGLENTPKVVGGITADCTKAARALYERFVSRVVEAKGTREAEMAKLLENTYRHVNIALVNEMSMFCREIGVDLWDAIRCASTKPFGFAPFYPGPGVGGHCIPIDPNYLSYKVRSLGIPFRFVELAQEINQRMPVHVVNRAADMLNDQGKAVRGSRVLLLGVTYKPDISDQRESPAMAVAENLLARGADLVYFDPRVEDWQVGGASVRSVDDYLTEAASADLTILLQPHREIDLDALADRARALFDTRGKSADHPRVVKL
- a CDS encoding glycosyltransferase produces the protein MTSEDTFIPGAVDSGGRRAHRKRRHLKVSYFVFLGLAALIATRLNAGSLHLYSMGAMGLLALKMFGALFYRPAKAGREELEYLENTWVTAVIPIYNEDPVMFEQGMRSLLAQSRLPNEIHIIDDASANDSGIRAAKKMRREFEAKGVKYTVSVQPENKGKREALALGFEAAPYSDIFLCVDSDTVLSRDTVRELLLPLADEKIMASTGMVLALNHDSNIFTRLQDLRYGNSFLFERAAYSRLKSVLCCCGALSAYRGTLVRKYLPDFLNQQFLGKPAVFGDDRRMTNYCLMEGQVVFQETAVGYTAVPEKLPHFLRQQVRWNKSFFRESLWAFRHQKKYRPAFWLTCMELALWLVFGSAMFYSMVILPIIHPDRFVNHIGDYLTFMVLMGYLRNVRYLDFPRRGMGFIKRFGMFLLAPIYGVIQLTLLTPLRFYALFTLHKGSWGTRQGGVEVSVAGDHEADVTEIFEEEDPYSDKKVTETLQLMRLEGVALRTRPRPTGAIPTQPQPLPGYDEQQHVHAPQQPVTWGTPAPAGQQQWAADPYQQGYNPQQQGGYADPSWQQGNGQGHGQGW
- a CDS encoding polysaccharide deacetylase family protein, translating into MSKKQHRGRDGALSRRAALLMGGTGGVALAGGGAWLGSVAAQPAAAPAAAEAAIGGLTTPPAYAPSGRRPKHRRATWSQQFQASHGWTPGGTGTASAEANDTSAFVRGTQSVRVTTNGTGKQSYVRKTGMTALNLTNKMIRLVLRVDDVTNLSKLVFYLGSGSLANHFAWTFHAHSKTAANYVQSGEWVTVHLQWADVTSAAGTYSLSASGTPSTKTGFTDMSFAVYDNAGGPVTYRLQAVEVIPDTATVFPKGVVSITFDDSHKSVHDLARPVMDQFGYSGTVYNIADAIGTGSFLTVGQMRSMQDYSGWEMAGHSYANATHTASYPKLTAEQADDDFRKLREWLVGNGFSSEHFAYPHGAFQKTSDGVPVDLIASRHFTTARSIISETIESFAPAMPYRLKALTGINDGTGIGGTALSKVTGAGGRLDRCANSGDWLILCLHKVVDGAPATSTEIGKAGLAALMKAIDDRGIQVLTVEEAMAYYT
- a CDS encoding cellulose binding domain-containing protein — translated: MATTRRRPPRRRVWPKIRLLLLICVVAAGATALYPVWKAANPDPPELTVRYRTDTPDTAEVAKPSIEVLNDSKKPLPLADVTLRYYFTADGDSPYAFNCVQAAVGCSNISGTVTKLDKSAEHADHYLELRFTQAAGTLKPGGNSKGIDVQLFRADHKELDQSNDRSFDGEKTTYKSSKTVTAYKRGVLAWGDEPDSGGEKGASAKASAAPAPVPDAPAGVLFDNFNYTGAKDPALFKHGWLVRSSKGGPGIDDTWSADGVTFPGEKDALAEGQVLNLRASTDGTKSGTRQASLGTASREFRSGTYAARIHFSDDPTEGEGGDHVNQTFYTIGGSGKTYSELDNEYLPNGGWGRLGPKLDTVSWYDHESNDRVYTTTNKSLAGWHTMMITVKDDVVTYRMDGKKLFTSSGKYAPRSGMSVNFNHWFVDLPFKGDRAWDMKVDWLYYNAKDVLTVKEVDTAVKEYSDNGMNYFDTVQASR